One window from the genome of Microcoleus sp. AS-A8 encodes:
- a CDS encoding peptidase domain-containing ABC transporter, whose product MTYTTSLQEFLAGIYPFDQLSPSARAKLSSQGQLLRYRMGQPLVIREKMPPHISILFQGQARLLGYDPRDSAPITLKLLQPGEVIGWVSVLRGIPCETAIASTESICFTLSIADFLRWLDSEPVLASAFRSRCALVEIFELLGTELARRAETEANLKELALQTLPNALILNVAQGKQLSSQLDTSRLWIVSGGASANVPVGSCLNSQSVTSLIVNGSGSTRLVGIPSDLLSPSTPTTPELSTNLGESSSVTTLDDIPYADAQIVTTSGSYLSEEKAGKRNYPFVRGRGSVEATSACFQMLSQYFGMPFRRDIIRRVITTQESRSGNLSLMHCGAIAELMGLSVQLVNVPAVAVNRLPTPALLSWQDNFAILYESSERELVLAVPESGIKRIKPSRFIEDWGDEGQALLLKATKSTPQERFGLNWFIPSIIRYRRVLTEVLIASFFVQLFGLANPLMIQLIIDKVIVQNSIDTLHVLGFLLFVLAVFEALLTSLRTYLFVDTTNRIDMALGSEIIDHLLRLPLRYFERRPVGELATRIGELENIRQFLTGTALTVVLDAVFSVVYIVVMFIYSWLLTLVTLAVIPLFVALTVVFSPIMRRQLRTKAERQAETQSYLVEVLSGISTVKAQNIELRARWKWQERYGRYVSDGFKNVLTSTAASSASNFLNKLSALLVLWVGAYLVLDGQLSLGQLIAFRIISGYVTGPLLRLAQIWQNFQQTALSLERLSDIVDSPQEADETDRYNIALPPVQGTVKYENLSFRFGTTGPLQLNNINIEIPAGTFVGIVGQSGSGKSTLTKLLPRLYDPLSGRIIVDGYDINKVELYSLRRQIGIVPQETLLFDGTVQENIALTNPDASSEEIIEAARVAVAHDFIMELPSGYNTRVGERGSALSGGQRQRIAIARTILQSPQLLILDEATSALDYNTERQVCLNLAQVYKGRTVFFITHRLTTIRNADLILMMDQGAVVEQGTHEQLMAQKGRYYCLYLQQEAQL is encoded by the coding sequence ATGACCTATACGACCTCACTACAAGAATTTCTAGCTGGTATCTATCCGTTTGATCAGTTATCCCCCTCAGCACGAGCCAAACTGTCAAGTCAGGGGCAGTTGCTGCGCTATCGCATGGGTCAACCCCTTGTGATCCGGGAGAAAATGCCCCCCCACATTTCCATTCTGTTTCAGGGGCAAGCCCGTCTCCTGGGATACGACCCTCGCGATAGTGCACCCATAACGTTGAAATTATTGCAGCCGGGAGAAGTTATAGGCTGGGTGAGTGTACTCAGGGGCATCCCCTGTGAAACGGCGATCGCCTCCACCGAATCCATTTGTTTCACCCTCAGCATCGCTGATTTTTTGCGCTGGTTGGACTCTGAACCGGTTCTGGCGTCCGCCTTCCGCTCTCGTTGTGCTCTGGTAGAAATTTTCGAGCTTTTAGGAACAGAACTGGCACGACGCGCCGAGACAGAAGCAAATCTCAAAGAACTGGCTCTTCAAACGTTGCCCAATGCCCTCATCCTGAATGTGGCTCAGGGTAAGCAGCTATCCAGCCAACTCGACACCAGTCGGCTATGGATCGTCAGTGGAGGAGCATCAGCAAATGTACCCGTTGGTTCATGCCTCAATTCGCAATCCGTAACAAGCCTCATCGTCAACGGTTCCGGTTCAACTCGCCTAGTGGGAATTCCCTCGGACTTACTCTCCCCTAGTACGCCAACCACACCCGAATTATCAACAAATCTAGGCGAGAGCAGTAGCGTCACGACTCTAGACGACATTCCTTATGCTGATGCTCAAATCGTTACGACCTCAGGCAGCTACCTGTCGGAAGAAAAAGCAGGCAAGCGAAACTATCCCTTTGTTCGCGGCAGAGGTTCCGTTGAGGCAACCTCAGCGTGCTTCCAGATGCTCTCGCAATATTTTGGAATGCCCTTCCGTCGGGATATTATCCGCCGGGTGATTACCACCCAAGAATCGCGTTCTGGCAACCTTTCCCTGATGCACTGTGGTGCGATCGCAGAATTAATGGGACTGAGCGTTCAACTGGTGAACGTCCCAGCAGTAGCGGTGAACCGCCTGCCAACCCCAGCATTGCTTAGTTGGCAAGACAACTTTGCCATCCTCTACGAAAGCAGCGAGCGGGAACTCGTGCTCGCAGTGCCCGAAAGTGGAATTAAGCGCATTAAACCCTCACGTTTCATTGAAGACTGGGGTGATGAAGGGCAAGCGCTCCTACTCAAAGCGACCAAATCAACGCCTCAAGAGCGGTTTGGGCTGAACTGGTTTATCCCGTCGATCATTCGCTATCGCCGAGTTTTGACGGAAGTTCTCATTGCTTCCTTCTTCGTGCAACTGTTTGGTCTGGCTAATCCCTTGATGATCCAGTTGATCATCGACAAGGTGATTGTGCAAAACAGTATCGATACCCTGCACGTCCTAGGGTTCTTGCTGTTTGTGCTGGCGGTTTTTGAAGCCCTGTTAACCAGTCTGCGTACCTACTTATTTGTGGATACAACGAACCGGATTGACATGGCGCTGGGTTCGGAAATTATTGACCACTTGTTGCGCCTGCCTTTGCGCTATTTTGAACGACGACCGGTTGGGGAATTAGCCACCCGGATTGGTGAGCTGGAAAATATTCGTCAGTTTCTGACAGGCACAGCGCTGACTGTGGTGCTAGATGCGGTTTTTTCCGTTGTCTACATCGTCGTTATGTTCATCTACAGTTGGCTGTTGACGTTGGTGACATTGGCGGTGATTCCCTTGTTTGTGGCGCTTACCGTTGTCTTTTCCCCAATTATGCGGCGACAGCTACGCACCAAGGCGGAACGTCAGGCAGAAACTCAATCCTATTTGGTGGAAGTTTTATCCGGAATTTCTACCGTGAAAGCCCAAAATATTGAGTTGCGCGCTCGTTGGAAATGGCAGGAACGCTATGGTCGTTATGTGAGTGATGGATTTAAGAATGTTCTGACTTCAACCGCCGCGAGTTCAGCTAGCAATTTCTTGAACAAACTCTCTGCTTTGCTGGTGCTTTGGGTGGGAGCCTATTTGGTGTTGGATGGGCAATTAAGTTTGGGTCAGTTGATTGCCTTTCGCATTATTTCAGGGTACGTGACTGGTCCCTTGTTGCGGTTAGCCCAAATTTGGCAAAACTTCCAGCAAACCGCACTATCTTTGGAACGCCTCAGTGATATCGTCGATTCTCCCCAAGAAGCGGACGAAACCGATCGCTATAATATAGCCCTCCCGCCAGTACAGGGAACGGTGAAGTATGAGAACCTCTCGTTTCGCTTTGGCACAACTGGCCCTTTGCAGTTGAACAATATCAATATAGAAATTCCTGCGGGTACGTTTGTTGGGATTGTCGGTCAAAGTGGTTCGGGTAAAAGTACTTTAACCAAGCTATTGCCTCGACTGTACGATCCCCTCTCAGGGCGGATTATTGTGGATGGTTACGATATCAATAAGGTAGAACTGTATTCTCTACGGCGTCAAATTGGTATTGTTCCTCAGGAAACCCTGCTGTTTGATGGCACTGTACAAGAAAATATTGCCTTAACCAATCCCGATGCGAGCTCTGAAGAGATTATCGAAGCGGCAAGGGTGGCGGTCGCCCACGACTTTATTATGGAGTTACCGAGTGGCTACAACACACGAGTTGGGGAGCGGGGTTCGGCTTTATCGGGGGGACAACGGCAGCGAATTGCGATCGCCCGGACGATTTTACAAAGCCCCCAACTGCTGATTCTAGATGAAGCAACCAGTGCTTTGGATTACAACACGGAACGGCAGGTGTGTTTGAATTTAGCCCAAGTCTATAAAGGACGCACAGTCTTTTTCATCACCCATCGCCTGACAACGATTCGCAACGCTGACCTGATTTTGATGATGGATCAAGGGGCTGTAGTGGAACAAGGCACTCATGAGCAATTAATGGCTCAAAAAGGTCGCTACTATTGCCTCTACCTCCAACAAGAAGCGCAACTATAA
- a CDS encoding HlyD family efflux transporter periplasmic adaptor subunit — MNTHNGSKLDQNNKIALKPPSPPSQSIPVALTPANGNGGTSNGNGNGNGKSNGNHSKGQAEFDQPVILRQPHHWSRGILWAIMGVTTFGVIWASFAKIEEAVPAQGKLEPQDKVQDIQAPVAGVVKELYVQDGQSVKKGDVLLRLDPTADKAKLASLNQIRTKLVQENQFYRSALRNPTFPLNPPPETQVELSSELPSLIKSRDALVAENQFYQNRINDNPQGANLNSEQRQRMRFATAELNSRVAAAESEIEQLQKRLAQSQSQLANAQERLTTEQKILNDLEPLVRVGGFSRIQYTKQQSEVGTRNAEVQQLTAEKLRLELDIAQAKEQLENTKALTKKELTDLMAGNSKQINDIDSRLDSLKRQLRETIVANDKKIAEIDSQLKQAEVTLNYQELRAPVGGTVFDLKPAAPGFVTNSTEPILKIVPDDVLVAKVDITNKDIGFVKVGMPVDVRIDSFPFSEFGDVKGELVGIGSDALPPDEIHRFYRFPAKIKLKKQSLFIKNRKEPLKLQTGMSVSVNIRVRDRTVLSIFTDLFSSKADSLKNVR; from the coding sequence ATGAACACACATAACGGGTCTAAACTAGACCAAAACAACAAAATTGCACTCAAGCCTCCTTCCCCTCCCAGCCAATCCATTCCAGTAGCACTCACCCCCGCTAATGGTAATGGTGGAACCTCCAATGGGAATGGGAATGGTAACGGCAAAAGTAACGGCAATCACTCCAAGGGACAGGCCGAATTTGATCAACCTGTCATTCTACGACAACCTCACCATTGGTCACGGGGCATTCTGTGGGCGATTATGGGTGTAACGACCTTTGGAGTGATCTGGGCTAGTTTTGCCAAAATCGAGGAAGCTGTTCCCGCTCAAGGTAAACTGGAGCCACAAGACAAGGTTCAGGATATCCAAGCTCCTGTTGCCGGGGTGGTTAAAGAACTCTATGTGCAGGATGGGCAGTCGGTGAAAAAAGGGGATGTGTTGCTCAGACTTGATCCAACCGCTGATAAAGCTAAACTCGCTTCCCTCAATCAAATCCGTACTAAGTTAGTTCAAGAAAACCAATTTTATCGCTCAGCCCTCCGCAATCCGACTTTTCCGCTTAATCCACCGCCAGAAACCCAAGTGGAACTGTCCTCAGAACTTCCTTCTCTGATTAAAAGTCGAGATGCTTTAGTGGCTGAGAATCAGTTTTATCAAAATCGAATTAATGATAACCCTCAAGGCGCTAACCTCAACTCCGAGCAACGACAACGAATGCGGTTTGCCACAGCAGAACTCAATTCTCGTGTTGCGGCGGCTGAGTCAGAAATTGAACAACTCCAAAAACGGCTCGCTCAGAGCCAATCTCAACTGGCTAATGCTCAAGAGAGGTTGACAACTGAGCAAAAGATTCTTAATGATCTGGAGCCTCTTGTGCGTGTGGGGGGGTTTTCCCGTATTCAGTACACCAAGCAGCAAAGTGAGGTGGGAACAAGAAACGCTGAAGTTCAACAGTTAACGGCTGAAAAATTGCGCCTAGAATTAGATATTGCCCAGGCGAAAGAACAGCTAGAAAATACCAAAGCTCTGACTAAAAAAGAGTTAACCGATCTAATGGCTGGGAATTCCAAGCAAATTAACGACATTGATTCCAGGCTGGACTCCCTTAAACGTCAGTTGAGGGAAACCATTGTCGCTAATGATAAAAAAATTGCGGAAATTGATAGCCAGTTGAAGCAGGCGGAAGTCACTCTCAATTATCAAGAGCTACGTGCGCCTGTTGGCGGGACAGTGTTTGATTTGAAACCTGCTGCTCCCGGTTTTGTCACCAATTCAACAGAACCCATTCTGAAAATTGTTCCTGATGATGTCCTAGTGGCGAAGGTTGATATCACCAATAAAGATATTGGGTTTGTCAAAGTAGGAATGCCTGTTGATGTGAGGATCGACTCGTTTCCTTTTAGTGAGTTTGGGGATGTTAAAGGGGAGTTAGTCGGGATTGGTTCTGATGCTCTACCCCCTGATGAAATTCATCGCTTTTATCGGTTCCCAGCAAAAATCAAGTTAAAGAAACAGTCACTGTTCATTAAGAACCGTAAAGAACCTCTTAAATTGCAAACGGGGATGTCAGTCAGCGTCAATATTCGAGTGCGCGATCGCACAGTGTTGAGCATTTTCACGGATCTATTTTCTTCCAAAGCGGATAGCCTGAAAAACGTTCGTTAG